The genomic interval CTACTGAGCCACACTGCCCCTACAAAAACACCCTCAAAtaaggaaaggagaggaaaggaaagcCCCCATTCATTCCCTTTGGTACAATGGAAGGGGGAGAAGAGGTACTGCAGTTGCCACCATCACCTCTTCCTTGTGCTTTCTACCCATTATAAATTGATATAAACCGTGTGTAAATACAGCCTGTATCTTTCAAGATGATAGATGTTAGCGTGATGCAATCTCTGTTTCTGCTCTGTCATTGCATTTCAGAGGGTCGTCGGTTCATCTCAGAGGAGAGTCAGAGGAAGGACCTGTATGACAGGTTGCAGCTAGGTAAGGGTCTGTGAAAGACTTGAAGATatgttatatattttttaatgtatagGCTGCTACTCCAAATGTTTTCAGGCAGCTAACGATCAGAACTTAAACTTTAGACTAAATTAAAGTTTATAACAAGTTTATTTGCTTAGAAAGCACatagggggggggcagtgactctatcCCTTGATGTATTTGCAGAGATTAGAATGCCTGAACAGCCAGACCCTGGGGATTTTAAGAAATCTGTGTGGTGGCAATGTATTCACATGTTGGCAGGCACACAGAAATTGATACCACCTTCTAACAGACCACATATGTGATGGTgctcaaaacacaacaaagaggctcttaatgaggcaattaggtctcccatagcctgcagcaaaatgtctgtttacacaacaaagaagaggctcttaatgcaaagaagaggcaatcaatcTCCAGTAGCCCATACAGtagagtgtctggcagggaatgccTGCTTACATAACGAAGGCACTAGGGTGGGCTGAACGTTCACTTagcaacctaatcacataacaacatgaTTAGGAGATCGTATCCCTGTCATTAGGTGGCACGTAACTGTATATGAAGAAAACTTTGTACAGTTTCTCATTCCAGCTGTTCATGTGATATATGTAAGTTTTATGTAGCCTGATCCTAACACATGGATTACAACAGtagaacagagttccactgtcgTAAATGGCTGTATCACATTTTGGAGTCACTGCCACTTGCGGCAGCTGTGTTGCCAGCCTGCCGCTACTGGCTAGCCATAGGCAGCtcagggggtgggaggtgggagaaatggggctgatgagggggagagcaggaggtggaACAGCGTGGGAGCAGGTGAATCCCATCGGCGGCAATGTGCGCTGGGATTCTATTCCCGTTCCTTCTCCCTTAATCTCCACAGACTCGCATCAGTAAAATATTTAACGTAAAactaaggagacccactggggaacCGGGTGCTTAATCACGAAgtaaggggacaaacgttcccttaccttgaggaggcctctgtgactgcctccccactggatgATGCAGCTCAtacccttttggcacagctgtgtcagcactgggGGAGTTAGGACCAAGCTCTTAATATTCCTTTGAATATCTCTCTTTTGTTTAGTTACCCTCCAAAAAGATATTGACTGATTATCTTCTACTATTGATTACAATCAGAAAAACATACATATGGATTTTTATCTTTGCAGAAACTCGTAGCCAAAACGGAAACCCTCTGACCCTTTCTGAAGCGGCAGCCTTGTTTCTTTCCGCCCTTCGGAAAGCGCAGGAAGAAGGTAACCGCTCTTTATGATTCACtgcaaaggaaaaacaaactcTTGCTTTTGTCATTTTCAAAACTTTGTTGTGCACCTTGGTTTGCGGCTGGTTTCCTGATAATTTTAGGCATGGactttttcaccaatttattatTGGCAGTGCTGCAGTTGAATggccagaggctgctgctgctgctggctgccctgATGTGCTCCCAAGATTTCTCTGTACATTGAGGATCCCGGCAATGAAACTGAttttccaggaggtgggggaggagaaagTGCCCATACAGGACTCCTCTTCCCTGTCCCCCCAGCCAACCAACATGTTCCCTAGGGACCTATTTTCCTTATTTATAAGTAAGCTTAAGTACAGTAATGAAATTACTGACTAGTTATCCTTTCCTGTGTTTTCTTCCCCTTCATCTGTTGTTTCTCTTATGTCCATTTAGACTTGTGCAATAAATCTAAAATGGAGGGCCTCTCAGCATATAAATCTGTCCTCACATTCTGTGTAGTGCCATGTATATTGATGGCACTCAATTAACAACATTTAGAAATAATAGTCACTTGGTGACTTAGATGTCCTTGACTCATGTCAGGGTTCTCTGACAGCGATGGTCTGCTGCAACCTGTACCAGCTGCCATGACATTGccacagcccccctcccactgccatGAGGGGAAGGCATGGGACAACCTCTCACGTGGTGTGGTTAGAATGTGCCAAACATCTTTGTTGCCATGGCTACATGGGAGCAGGGCCTGAAACATGGAAGGAGGAATAGTGCAGGCCCAGTGGTGGGGCATAAAGGAATGAAACTTGGCCACCTAGAAAAGTGATGGAGTGGCAAGCCCCATCTCTCCCTGGGAGCAGCTGAAGTGGGCAAGTGTGCCTGTGATGCCAGCCTGGCTGACCAAACCTTTAAGGAGGGCCAGGGTGATGCTCTAACCCTGTCCCTGTGAACCTTCTGAGGCCCCTTGACCTGGCCTTCAGCCTTTTCAGACCCAGCTACCCACTGGGATAGAACAGGCAGGCAGGTCTCATATCTGGGTCCCCTTCAGTGCCCCATTTTCACCTCTTCCCTGGAGAGGGTGGGGCCCCACAACTCTATAAGTTACTTTCATATAGCGTTAAAAACACCTAGCATCACCACACAACTCTAGATGTTCAGATTGTCCCTGGCGATGGCTTTAGGAGCCCCTTGGGGGCTTTGGGTCCATGGCATGTGCTCTGGTAGGCCCAGCATTTGGTGCCATCTCTGGAGGGGTGCTCACATTTGTGTAAAGTTGCCTTCCCCTTTTTAATATGCTCCTCTAATCCAGCTCCTCATCTCCCACCCAGGGAGTGAAAAGGAAGAAGCTGCAGCTTCCTTGTTCCCCTAGTACTGGAGGATGTTTAAGGGCAAGAGGGAGAATTTCTGGATTCAATCCTGACAAccctccatttatttatttagtcacCAGTTCCCTGCCACTCTTCAGCCCAAAGTTGCTCCCAGAACAGTGTCTGATTAGGACAATTTTTAAAACTAGCATAACTCAAAAAGACCAGAGAAAGTAAAAAGTTTTTGCATCCAATTCTGAAAAGGAAACACACTCAGCACCACCAGatatacctgggggggggggagagtttcaaATTTAGGATGCCATAACCTGGAAGTCTGTGTTCCCATTCATCACCCACTTCATCAGGGACATGCAGAAGGGCCTCTGAAGATAATTTTGATATGTGACAGGTTCAAAGGGATGAAGTGTGGTATTTCAGGTATTTGAGCCCCAAGGTATTTACAGCTTTAAATGTGTGCATATGAGGATAGGAATATTGCAAGTGTCGGGTCTTTGTACTGTGACTGTCATGAACTGTGTTGTGACTGTTTCTGCAGATGAAGACGATGCTGATGAACAACCTGGATATGTTGCTGATAGCGTATTAAACTGGTGAAATTTCTTCACCCTCATTTGAGAACTGCCTGTGGTGTGCGCTTGGAAGAAAGAAAATGCGTGTGCAAGAAATGTCAACTTTTCCCTTTAATCTGTTCAACCTCCTTGTCTCAGCCACCCACTGTGTCTTCTCCTCATGCATCAAACCTGGGATGACTGCAGACTTATTAAAGGCCATGTATTTAGCAGAGAAACCCCTTTTACATGCATTTGTTATGATGCTGAGTTCATGTCATATAGCATGAAactttatgttgttgttgttgttgttgtttttggttTTTCAACTATCTGGGTAACTGCTGAAAAAACAACCAGGCATGGCTAGGTAAGTGAGCTGTTTGTGACGCTATGAAAACTGAACATTTGTACTAAAAGATATTCCGCTGcaatggtggcatagctggagggggggtggagcactccaCCTGGCAGGGGGGTggatgagcggcccctcccttcagagccattcccggcagggagggacaaaacagagctgaacggctccgttttgccctcCTTGCCGGGAAttgctccgaagggaggggcggCTCACCCCCCCGCCAGGcagagtgctccgcccccctccagctatgccaccacgcTGCAAGTTATTAGTTTGCGGTCAGTTCCCTAATTAACTCTTTCTTCTCTCTTCAGCTACAAATAGTGCATAGTGCCACAGCCCATAATTATGTTATGATTGTGTAATAAATTTGGTACAAATGTAACTTCCATGGCTTCTCCTGAAgaatgctgggaaatgtagtttgaTCAAAGTGTGGGTGCTGAGAATTCTGTTAAAGatccttgcagtgcaatcctatgcatgtctacccagaagcaagtcacatttatttcagtggggcttactcttaggtaagcatGTATCTGATTGCAGTCCTGTAGCCCAATCACATTGCACTATTGTGTCACAGGAAGAAATGTTTTGGCAACTCAGCATGCTTAATGACTGTCACAAAACAAGACATGCCATTGAGCATAGCTGGGCCATAGCTTTAAATGGTAAGCTTCCATGCCAGCATGACAGCAGACACTGCAGGAGCCCCAGCATTAATAAGTTGGCATAGAGagttgggcagggagggggaggaatggggtggggacctGGGTGAGGATGGAGGTGtgccaagggcaggaaggggctggttatcagtggcagtggcccCTCTGatatcctcctccccttcctgaccTCAGTCTACATTCCCAGGTTCACTTGGACTTACTCCAGCAAAATTACTGGCGAAGGCCCTAGTAGACCCAGTGGggtaaatgtttccttatcttgaggatgactccccatggcatgcagtgtgcaccccactgATGCACTTGCGTCAGCACCGAAGAAATtaacattggattgggctgctagtctcatTTGGTTCTGGAGACTGGTCCCATGGTTCCCTGGGGTGAGATAAAGACTGTTAAACATGCTGAAATTCTGTCATGTAGCTATACCCTCCAAAGCAAACGTGTGGCAACATTAGAGTTCCTGGAGTAGGGAAACAAAATAAATTCTTTTCTCTTGCCAATGCATCACCAGCTTATGGATTTATTGACACAGGAGCTCTCTGCAGACATTATTTCTGCATTCAAGCTgagagcagggagagggggaaatggAAACATGCCAGATAGCCACATCCCTTGTGTTAGTGCACTCCAAGTTCTCCCCAAATGCTCCCCATATTCATCATTGGTCTGCATTGGCAAGAACCTTGACCAGACAATATTCTAGAACGGGGGTGGCCATCCAACAGCACGCCATGTGCCACTTTTGAGAATCTTGGACATGTCACTCTACCTTAATGTTGTTTTTAGCGATTACcacaatagctaaatagagcctccaagttcaaaggcagtatatctctgagttccagaaggtacagagcaagaaacatggagGTGCTGTTgtctatttggggctttccaaagacacctggctggctGCTGATGAAGCTAGAAAGGTGGCCTGAATGGACCTTCtactctggccctgcaggatccATTCCGAAGTCCATACAAGGTGCGTCCACTCTCTTCTGCACAGCTCagcccacctctgcctgcccaccttcatGTCCCtaaagatgatcttagccagaATCTCTTTTGTGGATGTTTTTCCCAAAGATGGTATCTCTGCTGACTGGGCCACATGTGGTCTGCTGATCTCATCAGCCATCTTTGCGCTTCCCCACTCAACCCCTGCCGCCTTCCACAGCCCCCCACCAGGCCTAAGTCGGtgagtgacccaccagttagcaGAATACAACTCTCTAACACCTGCCCTATTGGCTTTTTTCCCCTGTCcttcattcttttcctgcctttctcaatgttttccaaacagagcaaatcaagcagagtaggtgTGGCTGCCCTGAATGCTCCcattgcagcattagaaacttgaggACGTCTTGTATAAGGAGTTGCAAACAAATCAAGCAAACAATAAACTGTTATGAAGAGACTCTTCCCCCATTCAGTGTTTGTCTGATCTCAAATACTGAATGtcaggtgggggcagccagggcATGACAAGTtcccctgttctccccccccccatacccatTCAGGCTTAAGCTCATGAAGAGAGCTACAGTGTGGGGGTAATAGCCACTTCCAGAGACCCGGTCATAAATCTCATGCTGTCTCATCCAGCTTGACTGTCAGTCTCCAAAGATGGTAGATGTTTGATTACCAGATATTAGGTATAGGAGATGACTTTCATCATCTTATCCTAATTGCTGAGCTTCCCCAAGACATCTGCTTGACTACATCTGGAGCCAGAATGCTAGACCAGATGGAACTATTGTCTGATTCTGCAAGTTGATGCTCAGCAAAGGAGGCT from Tiliqua scincoides isolate rTilSci1 chromosome 7, rTilSci1.hap2, whole genome shotgun sequence carries:
- the SPX gene encoding spexin, coding for MTTIPYSVLYIKDCGPAGEQTMKGLHRRTATALALLLSASFISSSWSAPQGHFQRRNWTPQAMLYLKGAQGRRFISEESQRKDLYDRLQLETRSQNGNPLTLSEAAALFLSALRKAQEEGDEDDADEQPGYVADSVLNW